gaagggTTTAAATTTGCACCAATCAGATTAGgcaacataataaataaatatttaattatttaacttTAGGAAAGCCGCTAATAATAAGGGCAAATATGAGCCAGATGGTTAATATCGAGGGTATTTCTGAACCAAAAGGTTGACGTAAGAGGTATTTGGGGTTGaaaggtggatggagggtagttttgtaccaattcaaatagtCGAGGGGATAGTTGAGGACATTTTAGGCCATttttcgtaaaaaaaaaaaaaatatgtaaagaTTGTTGTTAAtcacttgaagatttggtggtGTTGTATGAAAAGGGACATAGtagattttgtattttagtatttGAATTATCACCAAGTGAAATATGAATACCAAAAGTTTGGAGGTGTGACGACTCAAACGATGCCCATATCAGAGTGGATGCGGCAGTGGATTGCTATGGACTTTGTGGTAAAGTTTCCACGTATCTTGGGTAAGTTTGATGTTAAATGGGTCATTATGGATCGATTGACTAAATTTGCACATGTTATACTGGTTCAGACTAGTAATTCAGAGAAGTTAGCCAACATCAACATTCGAGAGATAGTTTGCTTGCATGGGGTGTCCAGTTCTATTATTTAAAATCGAGGCACACAACTTACATCTTATCTTTGGTGGTTTATGCAGAAGGAGTTCGATACTCAGGTGAATCTTTATCACGTCTCAAGCTTATACCTTGGACAAGGTCAACACTCACAACTATTATTGGTCACAAGCGAACTTTTGGTCTAGCTTACTAGTAAATTAAAGACTGGACAAATATGCAAAAGGTGTACATGCAACTGCAATAGAAAATCACTTCAATAACATATAGGTAATAAATCTTAAATAAGAGATGttgataaaataattgataataaGACTTAATTGGCTCGTCTATAAAGCCTTTAAcatcactacaacaaaatttGATTATCAAGCACAAATGATTTCGTCacttataaatcatatttcgtcaCCAAAGATCTTgtgtgaagaaaaaaatttcgtCAATCAGTCCACATTGAACGTGGTTCACTAAAAGTATACATAAACGATTTAGGGCATCGTCACTAAAAAGgttatattaactacaaaaagaaaaattgtctcTAAGTGCATTAATATTTGTGACAAATTTATTTGTCACaaaaagtgtaatttttttgtagttaattctatgattttgtcactaaaaaaagtattaatattatcaataaaaatacATTCACTAATTATTTAGTTCAATAAGTGATGACATCAACTATCTCTAAAGCTATATATATTTCGTAGTTGAAGAAATGTAATTTTATCACTAATGATTGCTttttatataccaaaaattgTTTCGTCCTAAAATGTATAAATCATGGACAATATTATCATTATAAAAAAAGTTGATAATTTTGTAGTGAAATTTATCATCTTGTCACTAACAGTACTTATTACTATAAATTATCATGATTAGTTTCAATATATATTGTCACTAAATGTAGTCAACTTGTGATgaactaatttattttgtgataatAATATTTGTCTTGAAATGTTTAATCTAGTCGTTGCTAAAAGTTATCTTTGATGATAAAAAATTTGTCAGTAATTCACAAATATTTGAGGACATTTAATTATGTCatatattgatattatttttaaaattagtcgtataaattgaaaaaataataaaatatgtcaaataataataaaattcatccataatcatacaattaaaaataacaaaaatttgaTGACGTTCAAATTTGTAAATGGTAATAATTCactaattttttgttaatttgataatttaaaaatggtgacaaattttctcatattttacaagataaattaattcagaaatataaaaattttacaAGGAAAAGTCTCAGTCACTATAAGTtacatgaaaatatattaatttgactTCCTGACAagcattaaatttattttttaaacttagcacacataacataataatataaattgaacATAACAGAATAAACATTAAAGATAATAACAAAAAGTATCACTCATGATTGTATAAACTAGAACTAAAAtaatattgagttaatatctcattacaatttttttgtattatgcTAAATtgctaatgaaaaaatataaatgctagtcgtaaataaaaaaatataaaaaaatattactcttcATAGGCTGATGTAGGCCACTTATCTAATAAAGTACTATGCCTAGCCTTTCAATAGCACCCAGACTAGAGAGGATGCTCAGGCCTAGGCAAGGGGACTGGGTGTTCGAGACCCACAAGCACATTATGCTATTGTAGCTCCTCGTACAATTGTTCAACAGGTTGTGACTTTTGCTCCTGGTTCCTGGGCCATCTATGACTTCTGAGGAGCAGAAGATGTTGGGAAGGTTTATTAGATTGGGTCCCTCTAGGTTCATCAGTGTTGTAGGcgaggatgcccacgagttttTAGTCAGTTGTTAGAAGAGGTTGCAGGTGGAGTCCAACGGGGTTGATTTCTTAGAGAGTATGTACCTCGTAGCCTGAGGAAGTAGTTGCGGGATCAATTCAAAGACCTAACTCTGGGAACACTGTCAGTTGTAGAGTATAAGGCAGTTCCATGAGTTGGTGATACATCCAACTATGCACATGTCGATAGAGCTGTTGATATCCCGAAGACACAATGTCGCGGTGactcacaaaattaattaaattttaaaagaataaaagaattttaaaaagagtcGTCACCTAATTTTAGGACAACTAGGAAAacgattaattaattaacttaaaataatgTTTACGAAACCAATAaattctaggtaagggttcaaGTTATTTCGAAGGAAAGGTATTAGACATCTTTCGAAATCCACAACTATGGGTCCTGActgtattcattttttcaaattgaagaggagataaaaataatgtacaaatataataaacatgtgataaataataaaacaataatataagaaacgACATAAGGTTTGCCTAACATAaataatatacacaataatgaataaaaaatataagttgAACTCCATCCGAATAGCTTCAATTGGAAGCAACTCTAGGTACCTGTAAatacacttagtaaaagtgttagtaataaataaatatgaataaaaatgaatgaatcaaataataacttaaaaaaataaaaaaccgtCTTATGAACATGAGAGACCTTGGAAATCGACAGTAATTTCTTTATCGGCCAATTTTAACATACAAAGAATGTAAACATAAACTAATTTTCATCTTTAAAAATGGGGAGACCTCTAAAATCGAAGAAAAGACtttttcattggccaattttaaTTGTAACGTATAAcatataataaaacttaaactaaatttccgcTTTTTAAAATGGGGAGACCTCAAAAATCGACGGACaaattttttcattggccaatttCAACTTGTTTGTTAACAATTcaataaaatgaataagtatTAAAATGACTCTAAAACAATCCAAGAAATACACAAGAACCtagaaacaacaacaatacataAAGGAAATAATCTTTCTAATATGCTAATCCATGTCAGACCCATCAAAAAGCGCAAAACATTAATAACTTGTCGATCAAAATAATAACATTAAATGTAACCAACATAATTGAGAATGATAATTTGAATTAAGCTAAAACTCAACATGAACTTCACCAAAATGTTACAAGAAAACaaggaaaataatcaaatatatttatcaatcaGACTAATCAACAATGGAATGTAATCTGCAAATAGAGAAAGAACACAGAGCtataatagtaaaataaaatggacATCATACTTAAATAAAAGATATGAATAGATATGAACCAAACTAACTAGGGATTTTGAATTAAGGTTGACATTAAGGTGTCAAAATTAAATGGCGGtcacataaattttaattattaagtgtAGGTGACAATTATGTAATTAAGGATTAAGGATTTATGAGGCATTTGTGGGAGTTGCCCTCAAGTTTTTAAGTTGATAGTTTGGTCCATTTTATTAAATGAGGGGTAAAAGGGTAAAACCTAATTTAACCAAATTTAGTGGGAACAAAAAATGGAGGGAAGCCAACGAACCAATAGGAGAAATAAAAGCTTTCCCCCGCCTCCCCGCCGGATTCCTCTTCTTctacctcctcctcctcctcctcgtCTTTgccctcctcttcctcctcctcctcttccttctTGCTTGCTTTCTTCCCGTtctcttcatctttttcttcttcttgttcgtACATTGTTGGTCTTGACTGCTATTCCTTgtgcttcttcttcttatcttcttcttgaATCAGATTTAGCTAATCATTGGACCAGATTTCGTTCGATATCAATTGGCATTACTTCATAAGTGATTGTGTTCACACACCATTATTTGGTAAGTAAGATTAATAGTTCTTAGAATCATTCATCATCATCTGGGTATACctgtaattttttcaataatttgcatCCGCATTTTCAACAGATGgttatatatgttgcaacaGTTGATTCGTGTTGAATATTTGGTCGGGCTGACTCTTCAGGAGTCCCATTGttccaaatattctattcatcccgGTGTTGCGAAGATGTATCGTTATATGAGACAACACTATTAGTGATCTGTGACATTGTTTTACAGaaaaacaagataaaaataCAGTTCGACACCTATCATTTACTTGAGTTACTTTCTCATCCGTTCACTTaactaataatattaatctCAAAGCAagtgattttattttgtaataaaaaaGTCATTGTACTATTATTACTTCACCTATAGAGCAACTTACTATTGTCACTTGAAatacaaagtcactcaactaatacATACAATATTTCTAATAGATATGGTTTTGCGTAGAGTTTTTTCAATGAGTCATTCCAATTAAAAAAAGCAGGTCAATTTAATGGTTAACTAAAATCAATacatttatatttctttaataattaaaaatattttctagttttttctctttactcttattttatatttagacTACGACAATTGACAACTAtagtaaaatcatataaaaaattagatagaAATAAATGAGCAAAATAGAAGTACCATTATGATAACAGCAAAATTCTAAAACTTCATTTTTGAATGGCTATTAAAAGTACTAATGtgaagtttcatttttcaaaccCAAGAAAATCTACACATGTCCTTGACATTCTTCAACAGCCATTTTCAATCCAAACTGTTGGAGTAAGCAGTTGGTTCCGTAGTTTTAGAATTCTGCTGGTCCCAAGTACTCCATCTCCTCCATCATTGCATATAGCCTATAGGAATGACTCATTCTTCTAAcactaaaaactaaaaagtatTATCTGTAGAAGTCTTTCTACAACAGTTGTTCCCTGATTTACAAAAGTGGATGAGGAGATAGCAAAAGTAAGCAAAGTTGTATAAATGTACTACTACCTATTCCATACAAATTATAAGCCATTATACAATTCTATCACACACATTCTCAAGTAACTTCAGATACAGATTAAACCATAGTGTCGAACATTATTCACCCTTATAATATGTGCAAGAAATGTTGCGGTGCCATTTGTATTTTACCAGTTACCAAGAATCTCATTTGTAAGAATTTCTATCAGCATGAGTGTCTTTGTAACGCTGGAGCAAGTAGGTCTCGCATTTGATTGGAGGATACCTGATAGAGCAGCAACCAGACAACAACTTCAGTAAGCAATAATACTGAGGACATAAAGGATTTCTAACTCATGTTTTTTAAAAACCAATGAAATATGTTTTCAAAATACATGTTAGAAACTTCATCAGATGTAATTTCCCAAAAATGTATGACCAAACGATAGCTTAGTTTTGTGCCACATGTAGGAATATATTACTTGCCTCAGTGGGTTGACTTTTGATTGGCAGGTTGGCAAGCATTCAACAAGACAGTCGTGACTTGGCTCCACAAAATATGCAATCTGCACAACATGAAGAAGAGTGACAAATAATTTGTTCTCCCATTTCCATAAGAGCTAATTTGCTATTCATTGATGCCTCCAGTTAGAACAAGTAAATGCAGCTCTCTAAATCATTATACTCtaataaatatgttaaaaaaaaaacctaatcATCTCAGAAAGTGATCGACCAACATTTAATAGATGTACTACAAAACCAAACATGCAAAAATCGTTGTATATGACATAgaaatcttctttcttttggacaagttatatcatatatcatatatatatatatatagtgatcATATTTTATTGACAAATCTCCTTCCACTCACTTacataattagaaaaatatattatattataacatTCTAAAGACATTTCTTTCCAGACTCTTCTAAAAGGTTTGATAGTAAAATTGACGTCAtttataatatttcaatatgAAAGCATCCAAAAACCATTCAAGGGCTTACAGAAAATCTTTCTTGACCATTTCCAAGGACCCGATGCAGTGTTGACCTGAACAGAAGAGCAAAATGTTAGCTGACAAGAAAAAAGGTACGATTAGCATGATTTTTTGAAACGAAGGATCTTAGTGATATTAGAAAAGATCGCCAAAGAATTTGGGGACGGGGGATTATATAGTACTTTTAGAAAGATAGTGAAACCAATATTGCCATGTACTTAAATTCTCAACATGCACAACCATCATATATTACCTGAAAATACCATTGCTCCAGCGCTCAAGCATATCACCAAGATTCACTATAAAAGCACTGTAAGTAGAATGTCAATCACAATATCCCCGTACTTTCTTCTGTAAACTAATTTGTCCATTAGATAATAGAGGGCAGAAACTGCTATTTCACTTTGTAGATGATTTAGACTTAACTTTTACATTGTTAACAAAAGGCATGCTGTCTTTGTTGGATACTGCAGGAGAAGACATGATTCTAAGCAATATCAAACCTTACAAGTTATAACTTGTGATTTACTTACAAATTAGAGAATAGAACTAAGAAACTTATTATGTCTCACCCTCTCAATGGTGGCACATACTCCCAAATCTGAGGCTCTGCATCCTTATCCTTGCATATCTGAAACAGATTTAAGAGTTCATGCTCCACATCAACAACGAATAAATATATCTAGAAAATTCAAACTACTTTGATGATGTACCTGAAGGCCAGAGACATCATCTGTGGCCAAAAGAGTTATCAGACCATAGTCAGAATGTGCACCAGCTCCAAAAATTCCATTTGATGGATCAGAAAGTTTGCCTAGTTTGACATGAAATCAAAATATCAGTTCACTTCAAATAGAAAAGCATGATGGCTCTAGTGATATATTTCCCCATCTTCACCTTCATAATGCAGTAGGCGCAAAGTAGCAATTGGTCTGCCAAGAAACTCTGGCCGATCAAAAAAGTCAACATCAAGATCAAGTGCAAGGGCTATGAGCCTTGATACTGCTTTTGTCACCTCACTGATGCAGGTCAAAGAAAGGAAGCAAATGATAGAAAAATGAGAAATGCGGGGGAGGAAACAAACTTGAAGATCTAATGCAATATGCTCATTAACAAGATAATGAAAACTTAGAGAGTACAAAGAATATGATTGGAAGACAGTAACTCACAGTGCCTCTTGATGATACTTCTCCATAGTTTCCTTCCATCCAGGCAAGGTACCTTTCAGAATACTAAccaatttaacttttatatgcTTCATAAAATAATGATGTTTGGGAAGGTCATTGTGTATTCCTCCGGTAAATGACTAGAAACCCCTCGAAAGTTACCTGCAGTAGGCCACACATTTGACCCATAAAATGGTCTCTGAGATTCAGGATCATCTTCGGGTATTTCAACACCAATGTAATATCCCTCCTTATAGTCACCTAAGGCCCATCAAAAAGCAGCCAACTAAATGAAAAAGTAGCATTTTCCTACTTTTTATTCCAATGCCATACATTTATTGAAGGAAGTGAAGACAAATGCAGATATTACAGTGTGAATGCAGCTAACTGCCAGTAAATACTAAATAGTGTATTACTAACCCATAAAAACTTTGTAATGGGAAGA
The DNA window shown above is from Solanum stenotomum isolate F172 chromosome 6, ASM1918654v1, whole genome shotgun sequence and carries:
- the LOC125868553 gene encoding 2-oxoglutarate-Fe(II) type oxidoreductase hxnY-like isoform X3 yields the protein MEKYHQEALEVTKAVSRLIALALDLDVDFFDRPEFLGRPIATLRLLHYEGKLSDPSNGIFGAGAHSDYGLITLLATDDVSGLQICKDKDAEPQIWEYVPPLRGAFIVNLGDMLERWSNGIFRSTLHRVLGNGQERFSIAYFVEPSHDCLVECLPTCQSKVNPLRYPPIKCETYLLQRYKDTHADRNSYK
- the LOC125868553 gene encoding 2-oxoglutarate-Fe(II) type oxidoreductase hxnY-like isoform X1; this encodes MVSVMCSTISSGTDMKNDGIASANISALHCIDLSSPDIHTSVTLLKQACLDSGFFYVVNHGISQEFMDEVFAQSKKLFDLPLEEKMKLLRNEKHRGYTPSLDEHLDPDNQINGDYKEGYYIGVEIPEDDPESQRPFYGSNVWPTAGTLPGWKETMEKYHQEALEVTKAVSRLIALALDLDVDFFDRPEFLGRPIATLRLLHYEGKLSDPSNGIFGAGAHSDYGLITLLATDDVSGLQICKDKDAEPQIWEYVPPLRGAFIVNLGDMLERWSNGIFRSTLHRVLGNGQERFSIAYFVEPSHDCLVECLPTCQSKVNPLRYPPIKCETYLLQRYKDTHADRNSYK
- the LOC125868553 gene encoding 2-oxoglutarate-Fe(II) type oxidoreductase hxnY-like isoform X2, producing the protein MKNDGIASANISALHCIDLSSPDIHTSVTLLKQACLDSGFFYVVNHGISQEFMDEVFAQSKKLFDLPLEEKMKLLRNEKHRGYTPSLDEHLDPDNQINGDYKEGYYIGVEIPEDDPESQRPFYGSNVWPTAGTLPGWKETMEKYHQEALEVTKAVSRLIALALDLDVDFFDRPEFLGRPIATLRLLHYEGKLSDPSNGIFGAGAHSDYGLITLLATDDVSGLQICKDKDAEPQIWEYVPPLRGAFIVNLGDMLERWSNGIFRSTLHRVLGNGQERFSIAYFVEPSHDCLVECLPTCQSKVNPLRYPPIKCETYLLQRYKDTHADRNSYK